One segment of Pseudomonas sp. FP2196 DNA contains the following:
- a CDS encoding prepilin-type N-terminal cleavage/methylation domain-containing protein, protein MRRNQRGFTLLEVLVVISLLGVLLTLIGAAIAGANRAMAKAERYGSRLDEVRSTQNFLRSAIGQALPLAAGKPGQAGSPIFQGDGQSLSFYAPLPATLGGGLYRHEVNLVDGRLQVSVQRLQGETLQPAREPQVLLQQVKAVRVSYRGLSPEGKSSEWLDHWPWPGRLPRAVRIDVQLGGAIVWPLQIIRLRLDLSGENSAP, encoded by the coding sequence ATGAGGCGCAACCAGCGTGGCTTCACCCTGCTGGAAGTGCTGGTGGTGATCAGCCTGCTGGGCGTGTTGCTGACGTTGATCGGCGCGGCGATAGCCGGCGCCAATCGGGCCATGGCCAAGGCTGAGCGTTATGGCAGTCGTCTGGACGAAGTGCGCTCGACGCAGAATTTTCTGCGCAGCGCCATCGGTCAGGCGCTGCCGCTGGCGGCGGGCAAACCTGGGCAAGCCGGCTCGCCAATCTTTCAGGGTGACGGCCAGAGCCTGAGTTTCTATGCGCCGTTGCCCGCGACCCTGGGCGGTGGTTTGTATCGGCATGAAGTGAACCTGGTGGACGGACGTTTACAGGTAAGTGTCCAGCGTTTGCAGGGCGAAACCTTGCAGCCGGCGAGAGAACCGCAAGTGCTGTTGCAGCAGGTAAAAGCTGTGCGAGTGAGTTACCGGGGCCTGTCACCCGAGGGGAAATCCAGCGAGTGGCTGGATCATTGGCCCTGGCCCGGACGTTTGCCGCGCGCGGTGCGCATCGACGTGCAACTGGGCGGGGCGATTGTCTGGCCGCTGCAAATCATTCGCCTGCGCCTGGATTTGTCCGGCGAGAACAGCGCGCCATGA
- the gspF gene encoding type II secretion system inner membrane protein GspF: MSHFKYRALDADGVSRQGSLKAADEACAIAALQKRGLLLLSLEACAGAGLTGSLRRGAMNGAALVSFTQQLATLLGAGQPLERSLGILLKQATEPRRRSLLERVREQVKAGKPLSQALEEEHGQFSSLYISMVRAGEAGGSLENTLHQLADYLERSQTLRGEVINALIYPAFLVVGVLGSLALLLAYVVPQFVPIFRDLGVPIPLITQTILVLGEFLSAYGLSVLAAIVITVWGIAVARRDPQRRQRHDHRVLFIKVIGPLLQRVEAARLARTLGTLLSNGVALLQAMIIVREVCGNHALRAHVEQATQRVKGGGTLAQAFGEQPLLPELALQMIEVGEQAGNLDAMLLKVAEVFDVEAKRGIDRLLAALVPSLTVVMAVLVAVIMLAIMLPLMSLTSNI; this comes from the coding sequence ATGAGCCATTTCAAGTACCGCGCGCTGGATGCTGACGGCGTCTCTCGACAGGGCAGTCTGAAAGCCGCCGATGAAGCCTGCGCCATCGCTGCACTGCAAAAACGCGGTTTGTTGTTACTCAGCCTCGAAGCCTGCGCCGGCGCCGGCCTGACGGGTTCTTTGCGACGTGGCGCCATGAATGGCGCCGCGTTGGTCAGTTTCACCCAGCAACTGGCAACGCTGCTGGGCGCCGGCCAACCGCTGGAACGCTCCTTGGGCATTTTGCTCAAACAGGCCACTGAACCGCGTCGCCGATCATTGCTTGAGCGAGTGCGCGAACAGGTCAAGGCCGGCAAGCCGTTGAGCCAGGCGCTGGAAGAGGAGCACGGTCAGTTTTCCAGCTTGTACATCAGCATGGTGCGCGCAGGTGAGGCGGGCGGTTCGCTGGAGAACACCTTGCACCAGCTTGCCGACTATCTGGAACGCAGTCAGACCCTGCGCGGGGAAGTCATCAATGCGCTGATCTATCCGGCCTTTCTTGTCGTGGGTGTGCTGGGCTCACTGGCGTTGCTGCTGGCCTATGTGGTGCCGCAGTTCGTGCCGATCTTTCGTGACCTCGGCGTGCCGATTCCTCTGATCACCCAGACCATTCTCGTCTTGGGTGAGTTTCTCAGTGCCTATGGCCTGTCAGTACTGGCCGCCATAGTGATTACGGTATGGGGCATCGCCGTTGCGCGCCGCGATCCGCAGCGCCGCCAACGCCATGACCATCGCGTGTTGTTTATCAAAGTCATCGGCCCTCTGTTGCAGCGCGTCGAGGCGGCGCGGCTGGCGCGCACGCTGGGGACGTTGCTGAGCAACGGGGTGGCACTGTTGCAAGCGATGATCATTGTCCGCGAGGTGTGCGGCAACCACGCGTTGCGCGCCCATGTCGAGCAAGCCACGCAGCGGGTCAAGGGTGGCGGCACGCTAGCGCAGGCGTTCGGCGAGCAACCGCTGCTGCCGGAACTCGCCCTGCAAATGATCGAAGTCGGTGAACAGGCCGGCAACCTCGACGCGATGTTGCTCAAGGTCGCCGAGGTGTTCGATGTCGAGGCCAAACGCGGCATCGACCGTTTACTGGCTGCCCTGGTGCCCAGTCTGACCGTGGTCATGGCCGTGCTGGTCGCGGTGATCATGCTCGCCATCATGCTGCCGCTGATGAGCCTTACCAGTAACATTTGA
- a CDS encoding type II secretion system protein GspK, which translates to MNRQRGVALLLVLWVLALLGTLLAGLVGWVHLQNRQALWQRQHLQGQLAAEAGIGMAVLAQLDRDPQRHWQADRQVHAMRFDDAEVAVSLRSEQGQVDLNAAPAELIARLLQACGAAPGEARQLAQAVEQRRGDDQTPLRMVEELREIPGMSQALYQRAAPYVTLWSGLPAPDPRFAAPWLQRTLNLPRARPSVMAAGSIITLKSRATLPGGYTTTLRVTLLLNPSKEGARPYRVLRWHE; encoded by the coding sequence ATGAACCGTCAGCGCGGTGTCGCGCTCCTGCTGGTGCTGTGGGTGTTGGCGTTGCTCGGCACTTTGCTCGCCGGTCTGGTCGGGTGGGTGCATTTGCAGAACCGCCAGGCGCTTTGGCAACGCCAGCATTTACAGGGACAACTGGCCGCCGAGGCGGGCATTGGCATGGCCGTGTTGGCCCAACTCGACCGCGATCCGCAACGCCACTGGCAGGCCGACAGGCAAGTGCACGCAATGCGTTTCGATGATGCCGAAGTGGCGGTCAGCCTGCGCAGCGAGCAGGGCCAGGTCGATCTTAATGCTGCCCCCGCCGAGCTGATCGCCCGGCTGTTACAGGCTTGCGGCGCGGCCCCCGGCGAAGCCAGGCAACTGGCGCAGGCCGTGGAGCAGCGTCGCGGCGATGATCAGACGCCGCTGCGAATGGTCGAGGAATTGCGCGAGATACCCGGTATGAGCCAAGCGCTGTATCAGCGGGCGGCACCCTACGTGACGTTGTGGAGCGGTTTGCCCGCACCGGATCCGCGCTTCGCGGCGCCCTGGCTACAACGGACGCTGAACCTGCCACGGGCACGCCCGAGCGTTATGGCAGCCGGATCGATCATTACCCTGAAAAGCCGGGCGACCTTGCCCGGCGGTTACACCACGACGCTTCGCGTCACGTTGTTATTGAATCCATCGAAGGAGGGGGCACGACCTTACCGGGTCTTGCGCTGGCACGAATGA
- a CDS encoding GspH/FimT family pseudopilin — protein sequence MHALQRSRGFTLIELLVVIVLIGTSIGLISFGVGKGLQSAKERQALTQLVQSLRAARVQAIVTGQPAQARFDLRKARFHGPDHKPHTLPQDMHLQLVTAEGLGAAYEFYPDGSASGGHLMVSRNDKRWRIDINWLTGSVQLRALN from the coding sequence GTGCACGCCTTGCAGCGCTCGCGCGGCTTCACCTTGATCGAACTGCTGGTGGTGATCGTACTGATCGGCACCAGTATCGGTTTGATCAGCTTCGGTGTGGGCAAGGGCCTGCAATCTGCCAAAGAACGTCAGGCGTTGACGCAATTGGTGCAGTCGCTGCGCGCGGCGCGAGTGCAAGCCATTGTCACCGGCCAACCGGCACAGGCGCGTTTCGATCTGCGCAAGGCGCGCTTTCACGGCCCCGACCATAAGCCCCACACGTTGCCGCAGGACATGCATCTGCAACTGGTGACCGCCGAAGGACTCGGCGCGGCGTACGAGTTCTATCCCGATGGCAGTGCCAGCGGCGGGCACCTGATGGTGTCGCGCAACGACAAGCGTTGGCGGATCGACATCAACTGGCTGACGGGCAGCGTTCAGCTGCGCGCACTCAATTGA
- the gspG gene encoding type II secretion system major pseudopilin GspG, with protein sequence MSRSNAAARRRQGGFTLLEMLAVIVLLGIVATIVVRQVGGNVDKGKYGAGKAQLSSLSMKVESFGLDVGSPPGNLQQLLTKPANAVGWAGPYAKPSDLKDPFGHAFGYRYPGEHGSFDLIFYGQDGQPGGDGYKADLGNWE encoded by the coding sequence ATGTCCCGTTCAAACGCTGCCGCCCGTCGTCGCCAAGGCGGTTTCACCCTGTTGGAAATGCTCGCCGTGATCGTCTTGCTCGGCATCGTCGCTACCATCGTGGTGCGCCAGGTCGGCGGTAACGTCGACAAGGGCAAGTACGGCGCCGGCAAGGCGCAACTGTCCAGTCTGAGCATGAAGGTCGAAAGCTTCGGCCTCGACGTCGGCAGCCCGCCGGGCAACTTGCAGCAATTGCTGACCAAACCGGCCAATGCGGTCGGTTGGGCTGGGCCTTACGCCAAGCCTTCGGATCTCAAGGATCCGTTCGGCCATGCGTTCGGCTATCGGTACCCGGGCGAGCACGGCAGTTTCGACCTGATTTTCTATGGACAGGACGGCCAGCCCGGCGGTGACGGCTACAAAGCCGACCTCGGCAACTGGGAATAA